One Acidobacteriota bacterium genomic window carries:
- a CDS encoding M1 family metallopeptidase, with translation MARGGSNPPFRTILSPFSPEKAFFPGKGMRLTPWWTGAFPAGAILAAVALGPGTCAVEQACAVAQAGTAVTAGATTQDDDDDDPSLGPPAVYTELREAAPEPAGRIAAGTRLQVDRFELEFDGGDLFLLPPIGGRDTVAIYQGRGTFHAYPPDGVELQQLQKLIEADRIEEEFERFIVWFTGDLGERLRALADAGAPDGNVGRAADLLEDRREKLREDRLLNPDARVAADLWRASVEPPLPDAERDFVFFEIDGREHDWFTVEVEPLDPEEVGVTRYDGGHRMVDVWMGAHAVADFDAAAVASTIGRFPRDPEADGPFDPDAERDDDDDWTAPDYGLSPRVLEPDDEPWQARVSISRTDVDLAIERNGDAEASVALVVEPLVDLATLRVLVSPLAEVTDVRWRTTLPDGVDDVNAVALLDDPPEPDEPAPLLGESIHFIQEKHDRRLSPDLYEPRLVILLPRAVAAGERFILEIAYEGELIERLRDASGYYLKDSVYWIPRHPDNRRRSFHLTFRTPERYRIASGGLLTEERVEDDTRIMRWITAQSVRNTMSFHMGRFEIDEVPADALAEEGIDLPSIAVYADRHHVGFAPGNREKTIEDLIGSIRTYTDYFGPYPFESLLVTETREYGAQAFPGLVLLTFQAFGMLHTGEQELFRSHEVAHQWWGAGVDWEGYRDQWISEGFAHYSAALYALMGLEDEDQFLEMLDAWRLDVLGIPSVGQGLGLKRYGFLPQVIQRSDAHESGPLVAGFRLRTTDTPADYRLLVYEKGAFILHMLRMLLMDLETGDDERFRAMMRRFVADHIGGVASTRSFEAAVTEAFGEPMDWFFDQWVYGVDVPEYRPDLDVVDARRIPSASAAGASDGGRSDPAARELLDAARRDAPFVLRGTVRQEEVPAGFRMPVPIRVTFDDRPPILRRIWIDQPEVAVEIPLPAEPDEVEFNWHHGVLARVR, from the coding sequence ATGGCTCGTGGGGGTTCAAATCCCCCCTTCCGCACCATTCTGTCACCCTTCTCCCCGGAGAAGGCCTTCTTTCCGGGGAAGGGAATGCGCCTGACCCCCTGGTGGACCGGCGCATTCCCGGCCGGGGCAATCCTGGCCGCCGTAGCGCTCGGCCCCGGCACGTGCGCAGTCGAGCAGGCCTGCGCCGTTGCACAGGCCGGCACTGCCGTAACGGCTGGCGCCACTACCCAGGACGACGATGATGACGACCCCAGCCTTGGTCCGCCCGCGGTCTATACCGAGCTGCGCGAGGCGGCGCCCGAGCCGGCCGGACGCATAGCCGCCGGCACCCGGTTGCAGGTCGATCGGTTCGAGTTGGAGTTCGACGGCGGCGACCTGTTCCTGCTTCCCCCGATCGGCGGCCGCGACACCGTCGCCATCTACCAGGGTCGCGGGACGTTCCATGCCTACCCGCCGGACGGCGTCGAGCTACAGCAGCTCCAGAAGCTGATCGAGGCCGATCGCATCGAGGAGGAATTCGAGCGGTTCATCGTCTGGTTCACGGGAGACCTGGGTGAACGGCTGCGAGCCCTGGCCGACGCCGGGGCGCCGGACGGCAACGTGGGCCGCGCCGCCGACCTGCTGGAGGACCGGCGCGAAAAGCTGCGCGAGGACCGTCTCCTCAATCCCGACGCGCGTGTCGCGGCGGACCTCTGGCGGGCCTCGGTCGAGCCGCCGCTGCCGGACGCCGAACGCGACTTCGTCTTCTTTGAGATCGACGGACGCGAGCACGACTGGTTCACGGTCGAGGTCGAGCCGCTGGACCCGGAAGAAGTCGGCGTCACGCGCTACGACGGGGGCCACCGGATGGTCGATGTCTGGATGGGCGCGCACGCCGTCGCCGACTTCGACGCGGCGGCCGTCGCGTCCACCATCGGACGCTTTCCGCGCGATCCGGAAGCGGACGGCCCCTTCGATCCGGACGCCGAGCGGGATGACGACGACGACTGGACGGCGCCCGACTACGGGCTGTCGCCGCGGGTCCTCGAACCGGACGATGAGCCGTGGCAGGCGCGGGTGTCGATCTCGCGCACCGATGTCGACCTGGCCATCGAGAGGAACGGCGACGCCGAGGCGAGCGTCGCGCTGGTCGTGGAACCGCTCGTCGATCTGGCCACGCTCCGGGTGCTGGTGTCGCCGCTCGCCGAGGTGACCGACGTCCGCTGGCGGACCACGCTGCCGGACGGCGTCGATGACGTGAACGCGGTGGCGCTGCTCGACGATCCGCCCGAGCCCGACGAACCGGCCCCGCTTCTCGGCGAGTCCATCCACTTCATCCAGGAAAAGCACGACCGGCGCCTGAGCCCCGACCTGTACGAGCCGCGCCTCGTCATCCTGCTCCCGCGCGCCGTCGCCGCCGGCGAGCGGTTCATCCTGGAAATCGCCTACGAGGGAGAGCTGATCGAGCGGCTGCGCGACGCGAGCGGCTACTACCTGAAGGACAGCGTCTACTGGATCCCGCGCCATCCGGACAACCGGCGGCGCAGTTTCCACCTGACGTTCCGCACGCCGGAGCGTTACCGGATCGCCAGTGGCGGCCTCCTGACGGAGGAGCGGGTGGAGGACGACACGCGGATCATGCGGTGGATCACCGCGCAATCGGTCCGCAACACGATGTCCTTTCACATGGGGCGGTTCGAGATCGACGAAGTGCCGGCCGACGCGCTGGCCGAGGAAGGCATCGACCTGCCGTCCATCGCGGTCTATGCGGACCGTCATCACGTCGGCTTCGCGCCGGGCAACCGGGAGAAGACCATCGAGGACCTGATCGGGTCGATCCGGACCTACACCGACTATTTCGGCCCGTATCCCTTCGAGTCGCTCCTCGTGACGGAGACGCGCGAGTACGGCGCGCAGGCGTTCCCCGGCCTGGTCCTCCTCACGTTCCAGGCGTTCGGCATGCTGCACACCGGCGAGCAGGAGCTGTTCCGCTCACACGAGGTGGCCCACCAGTGGTGGGGCGCGGGGGTCGACTGGGAAGGCTATCGCGATCAATGGATCTCCGAGGGATTCGCGCACTACTCCGCCGCCCTCTACGCGCTGATGGGACTGGAGGACGAGGACCAGTTTCTGGAGATGCTCGACGCGTGGCGGCTCGACGTTCTGGGCATACCGAGCGTCGGCCAGGGGCTCGGCCTCAAGCGCTACGGCTTCCTTCCCCAGGTGATCCAGCGGAGTGACGCCCATGAATCGGGGCCGCTCGTGGCCGGCTTCCGGCTCCGGACCACCGACACGCCGGCCGACTATCGCCTGCTAGTGTACGAGAAGGGGGCGTTTATCCTGCATATGCTCCGGATGCTCCTGATGGACCTGGAGACCGGTGACGACGAGCGGTTCCGCGCGATGATGCGCCGGTTCGTGGCCGATCACATCGGCGGAGTCGCCAGCACGCGGTCGTTCGAGGCCGCCGTGACCGAGGCGTTCGGCGAGCCGATGGACTGGTTCTTCGATCAGTGGGTGTATGGCGTCGACGTTCCCGAATACCGCCCCGACCTCGATGTCGTGGATGCCCGCCGCATCCCGTCGGCCAGCGCCGCCGGCGCGAGTGACGGAGGGCGAAGCGATCCCGCCGCGCGCGAGCTGCTCGATGCCGCCCGGCGGGATGCGCCGTTCGTTCTCCGCGGCACGGTGCGCCAGGAGGAGGTGCCGGCAGGCTTCCGGATGCCGGTCCCGATCCGCGTGACATTCGACGACCGGCCGCCGATTCTCCGGCGCATCTGGATCGATCAGCCGGAAGTGGCGGTGGAGATCCCGCTGCCGGCCGAGCCCGACGAGGTCGAGTTCAATTGGCACCACGGCGTGCTGGCCCGCGTGCGGTAG